One window of the Streptomyces sp. TS71-3 genome contains the following:
- a CDS encoding M23 family metallopeptidase — translation MGTRAGQGRGSTESSAPGTEAVPRVGRVWPVGARPVVVRRWEPPSSPYGPGHRGVDLGAPAGSPVRAVAPGRVTFAGRVAGLGVVSVQLDGTGEPALRTTYEPVRAAVREGDQVAAGQVVGVVEAGPFHCPAVCLHWGLRRAAAYLDPLLLLPPALLHAGPARLLPVIGVPEPPEEG, via the coding sequence GTGGGCACGCGGGCAGGGCAGGGGCGCGGGTCCACCGAGTCCTCGGCGCCCGGCACGGAGGCCGTGCCGCGGGTGGGCCGGGTGTGGCCGGTGGGAGCGCGTCCGGTGGTGGTGCGGCGCTGGGAGCCCCCGTCGAGTCCCTACGGTCCGGGCCACCGCGGCGTGGATCTCGGCGCGCCGGCCGGGTCACCCGTGCGCGCGGTCGCGCCCGGCCGGGTGACGTTCGCGGGGCGGGTGGCAGGGCTCGGCGTGGTGTCCGTGCAGCTGGACGGTACGGGTGAGCCCGCGCTGCGTACGACGTACGAGCCGGTGCGGGCGGCGGTGCGCGAGGGCGATCAGGTCGCGGCCGGCCAGGTGGTGGGGGTCGTGGAGGCCGGGCCCTTCCACTGCCCGGCCGTCTGCCTGCACTGGGGCCTGCGGCGCGCGGCCGCCTACCTGGACCCGCTCCTGCTCCTGCCACCGGCGCTGCTGCACGCGGGCCCCGCGCGCCTGCTTCCGGTGATCGGCGTGCCGGAACCACCGGAGGAGGGCTGA